Genomic DNA from Erythrobacter aureus:
CGACAGCGTTCGGCCGGTCGAGGAACCTGGCCGGGAACGGCGTGAAGTCGGCCGGGTCGGGCACCTTCCACGGTTCGGCAGCATTGGCGATATAGCCATCGGTCAGCAGCATGACGGGGGTCATGTATTCGACCGCGATCCGGCACGCCTCGATCGCCACTTCGAAGGCATCGGACGGGCTGCTCGCCGCGATCACCGGCATGGGCGCATCGCCATTGCGGCCATAGACCGCCTGGTAGAGATCGCTCTGCTCGGTCTTGGTCGGCAAGCCGGTCGAGGGGCCGCCACGCTGCGAATTGACGATCACCAGCGGCAGCTCGGTCATGATGCCGAGGCCGATGGCTTCGGTCTTGAGCGCAATGCCGGGACCGGATGAGGACGTGACCCCCAACTGGCCCGCATAGCTCGCCCCGATGGCGGCGCAGACCGCGGCAATCTCGTCTTCCGCCTGGAAGGTGGTGACGCCGAATTCCTTCAAGCGCGCGAGGTGGTGGAGGATGGCCGAAGCGGGTGTGATCGGATAGCCGCCGAAGAACATCGGCAATTCGGCCAGTTGCGCCCCCGCGACGAGGCCGAGGCTGACCGCTTCGGCTCCGGTGACGGTGCGATAGAGGCCCGGCGCGCTTGGCACCGGATCGACATGGAGCTGCTTCAGCGGCCCGGCCAGTTCGGCGGTCTCGCCATAGGCATGGCCCGCATCGAGCGCGGCAATATTGGCGTCGGCGATATCGGGCTTGGACTTGAACTTGGCCTTCAGCCAGTCGTGGATCGGCTCGCGCGGACGGTCGAACATCCACAGCGCCAGGCCCAGCGTCCACATGTTCTTCGAGCGCAGCGCATCCTTGTTGCCAAGGCCGAAGGGCTTGACCGCCTCGATCGTTTTTTCGCTGATGTCGAAAGCGAGCACGTCGAACTTGGCGAGGCTGTCGTCCTCCAGCGGGTTGGCGTCGTATTTCGCCTTGTCGAGGTTGCGCTTTGTGAAGGCGCCGGTGTCGGCGATGATCAGCCCGCCGGGCTTCAATGCGGCGAGGTTCACCTTGAGCGCCGCCGGGTTCATCGCCACCAACACGTCTGGCGCGTCACCCGCAGTGTTGATCTCGCGACTGCCGAAATTGATCTGGAAAGCCGATACCCCGAACAACGTGCCCTGCGGCGCGCGGATTTCTGCCGGAAAGTCGGGGAAGGTCGCCAGATCGTTGCCGGCCAGCGCGGTCGACAAGGTGAACTGCCCCCCGGTGAGTTGCATCCCGTCGCCGGAGTCGCCGGCGAAGCGCACGACGACGCTTTCGGGAGTTGCGGGGAGGCCGTTTTCCGGCGCGGTGGCGGCTGTTGCCATCCGTGAATTCCTTGTCTGCGCCGTCTCTCTCGGCGCCGTTTCCAATGGGAAGCGCCACCTAAGCCGCGCCCCATCCTCTCGCAATGAAGTTTCTCTGCTAGGCCAAAAAAGCCGCATGGAAAAGCACTGCAAACACGGTAAGTATCGAAAAGCAACGAATTTGGAGAGAGACGATGGCCGATACCGAACATTATGTACGCGACGATGTGCGCGGATTCCTCGATATGCTCGAAGCCATGGGCGGCAAGGGAGTCGAAGAAGTCGGCGCGAAGGAAGGCCGTCAGCAGATGCGGATGGTCGGCGCGGTCGCCGAAGCCGAGCCGCGCGCCATGGCCGTGCAGAAGGACCTGACGTGCCCTGGCCCGTCCGGTCCGATCCCGATCCGGTTCTACGATGTGAAGGCCGAGCGTGGCCCCTCCCCATGTGTGCTGTTCCTCCATGGCGGGGGGTTCGTGATCGGCGATCTCGAAGTCTACAACGCGCTGTGCACCGAGATTTCGCATCATCTCGACCTACCGGTGGTTTCGGTCGATTATCGTCTCGCGCCGGAACATCCCTTCCCCGCCGCGCCCGACGATTGCGAGGCCGCCGCGCGCTGGGTCGCCTCGTCGCCGGGGGAACTGGAGCGCGAGATCACCGGCCTCGTCATCACCGGCGACAGCGCGGGCGGCAATCTCACCATCGTCACCACCAACCAGCTGATGAACGATCCGGCGGAAGTGCCGGTGATCGTGCAAGCGCCGATCTATCCGGTCGCTTCCGACGTCACCCAGCATTCCAGCCTGGCGATGTTCGCCGAGGGATTTCTGCTGACCGGCGCCGCGATGGCATGGTTCACCGATCAGTATGGCGGCGATTCGAGCGATCCGCGCCATACGCCGATGGTCGGCGATTGCTCGAACACCCCGCCGACGGTCGTTTGCACCGCCGGGCTCGATCCGTTGCGCGATTCGGGTCGGGAATACGCCGCGCATCTGGTGCAACTCGGCACGGAAGTGGTCTATCTCGAATTCCCCGGCATCATTCATGGCTTTACCACGCTGAGAAAAGCGATACCGAGCGGCCAGAACGATCTCGAGGCTTTCCTCGATGCGACGAAATTGATGGTGGAGCGATATAGGTGAGCGAAACGCTCGGTTACCGTCCCTGCGTGGGCGTTATGCTGGTGAATGGCGATGGCAAGGTCTTCGTCGGCCGCCGGATCGACAACAAGGAAGGCGACTGGTGGCAGATGCCGCAGGGCGGCGTCGACGAGGGCGAAGACCTCGAGGACGCGGCCCTGCGCGAACTGGCCGAGGAAACCGGCGCGCGGGCGGAGCATGTCACGATTCTCAAGGCGATGGATGAGCCGGTGCGCTACGACCTGCCCGAGGAGCTGATCGGCAAGCTGTGGGGCGGCAAGTATCGCGGGCAGGAGCAGGTCTGGTATCTCGCGCGCTTTTCGGGCGCGGATGAGGACATCGATCTCGAAGCGCACAACCCGCCCGAATTCTGCGACTGGAAATGGGCCGAACCCGAGCAGCTTCCCGAGCTGATCGTGCCGTTCAAGAAGCGGGTCTACCGCGCGGTGGTCGAGGCATTTCGCGAACTGGTCTGAATGCAGGCGTTCCCGAAGGCGGGAGCCCCGGGGCGCTAGTGCAGAATATGCCGATGGCAATCCCCGCCCGCTTGGCAGGGGCTCAGATCAGTTCGATTGCGTCACCGCGGCATCGGGCATCACCGCTTCGGCGGTCTGAATGCGCGTGGGCGGGCCGGCGGCGATACGGGCCGACAGGGTTTGCGTTTCCGGGCAGGTCGCCCCGCACAGCGACTGGAGCTTGGCGAGATTGCCCTTCGCCTTCTCGACCGCGCCTTTTTCAACCAGCGCTTCACCCTCGCCCGCGATCGCGGCGAGATTACGCGGGTCGCGCGTCAGCGCTTCGCGGTAATAGCGGATCGCCTTGCCCTGAAGCTGATCCGCCCGCGCGGCTTCGGCGAGGCGGAGAAAGATCGGTGCGTATCCCGGATCCACCGCCAACGCGGCCTCGAAGGCGTCGATCGCGCCCTGCGTATCGCCCTGGTCGAGCGCCGCCTGCCCTTCGGCAATCAGCATGCCCGCACGCGGGGCCGGTTCGCGGTCTCCCGCCCACCCGACGCTCGACGTCACGGCAAGGGCCAGCGAAAGGGCGGCGGCGGCGGGTACGAAACGCATGATCGTCTCCAGCAGATTAGTCCGTTCAGGGCTTGGCGTGTCAGCCATAATCGACATGGCTAACACGTTCATCCTGCACAGGCGATGAAAAATCCATCCGTACCGTCATGGTACGGCGTGAGCCGGGTTCCGGCCCCGCGTTCCCGCCCGAGCGGGAGATCGATTTCGCGGGGCTTAAGGCCCGGGTTGCGCGCAAGGAAGGCCTCGAATTGCCCAGCGCCTTCCTCGTCCAGCAACGAACAGGTGACGTACACAATCCGTCCGCCCGGCTTCACCAGCTTGGCCGCGACATCGAGCAGGTGCGACTGGGTGGCTGCAAGACGCTGTAGCTCCTTTTCGTCCAGCCGCCAGCGGGCTTCGGGATTGCGTCGCCACGTGCCCGTGCCCGAACACGGCGCATCGATCAGAACCGCATCCGCCTTGCCGACATGCGCTTCGAGCGCTTCGAGTTCCTGTTGCGGGTTGAGGAGCACGGCCTCGATATTGGTAGCCCCGGCACGCTCCGCGCGCGGTGTAAGGCGCGACAGGCGGCCCCGGTCGGTGTCCGACGCGACAAGGCGGCCGAGATTGTCCATCGCGGCTGCCAGCGCGAGCGTCTTGCCGCCACCGCCTGCGCACAGGTCGATCACCGTTTCGCCGGGGCGGGCACCGATCGCAAGGCAGGCCGCTTGCGAGCCGGTATCCTGCACCTCGACCTTACCCTCGCGATACTCGGGCCATTGCTCGATCGATGTGCCGGTCGCAATCCGCAGGCCATTGGGCACTGCGGTCGGCTCGGCGTCGACCGGCAAGTCGAGAGTGGCACGGTCGGCCTTCAGCGTGTTGACGCGCAGGTCGAGCGGCGCGCGGTCGAGCAGCGCTGCGGCCTCCTCGCCGGAGATGTCGGACGCGGCGAGGCGGTTTTCGAGCCACTCTGGAGCGACACCGCCCCGTGCCGCCTGCTCGCTCTGACCGATGGCAGCGGGGCCGTAATTCGACCCATCGAATAGCGGCGCAATGCTCTCGTCCAGCTCAGCAAGACGCAGCATGGCCGCGCGCCCCGTGGCGGGCACCGGCCCGCAGGCGCGGATCGCGCTGTAAACCAGTTCGCGGATCGCGCGGCGATCTTTCGATCCGGCGAAGCGATGCCCGCGAAACCAGTCGGCCAGGATGCGGTCGGCGGGCGCGCCTTTCGCCTGTGCCGCCGCGATGATCGCATCGAGCAGCTCGATCGCGGTCTGGACGCGGGCTGCGGGGGTCATGTTCGCACCCTTGCCGACCCGCCACAGAGGCGGGGGTCGCGTGAAGCAGGCGAATCGCAGGTGGCCCGAGGTCCCCGCCTTCGCGGGGACTCACACGATGTCATGAGCGATGTCATCGTGTGGGATAATTCGGCGCCTCGCGCGTGATCGCAACGTCATGGACATGGCTTTCTGCAAGACCCGCATTGGTGATGCGCACGAAATTCGCGCGCTTGCGCAGATCCTCGATCGAGGCGCTACCGGTATACCCCATCGCCGCCTTGATCCCGCCGACAAGCTGGTGAACCACGGCGGCTGCCGGGCCTTTATAGGGCACCTGCCCCTCGATTCCTTCGGGCACCAGCTTCTGCTGACTGACATCGGCCTGGAAATAGCGGTCGGCGCTTCCGCGCGCCATCGCGCCGACGCTGCCCATGCCGCGATAGCTCTTGTAGCTGCGGCCCTGGTAAATGAAGGTTTCGCCCGGCGCTTCCTCGGTCCCGGCCAGCATCGAACCGACCATGATCGACGAAGCCCCGGCGGCCAGCGCCTTGGCCGCATCGCCGCTGGTGCGCAGGCCGCCATCGGCAATCGCCGGAACGCCCAGCTTTTCCGCTTCCTCGACGCAGTCCATGATCGCGGTGAGCTGCGGCACACCGACACCGGCGACAACGCGCGTGGTGCAGATCGAGCCCGGGCCGATGCCGACCTTGACCGCATCGGCGCCCGCGCCCGCAAGCACTTTGGCCGCCTCGCCCGTGGCGATATTGCCGGCGATGACCTGCACGCTGTTGGACAGCTTCTTCACTCGCTCGACCGAACGGGCGACGTCCTTGTTGTGGCCGTGCGCGGTGTCGATCACCACCACGTCGACCTCGGCATCGATCAGCGCTTCGGTGCGCTCGAACCCCTTATCGCCGACCGTGGTGGCGGCAGCCACGCGCAGACGGCCGCTCGCATCCTTCGTCGCGGCGGGATAGGCGACGGCCTTTTCGATATCCTTGACGGTGATGAGACCGACGCAGCGTCCGCTATCATCGACCACCAACAGCTTCTCGATCCGGCGCTGGTGAAGCAGCTTGCGCGCTTCTTCCTGGCTCGTGCCGAGCGGCACCGTGGCGAGGTTCTCGGTGGTCATCAGCTCGCTCACGGGCTGACGCGCGTTCTCGGCGAAGCGCACGTCGCGATTGGTCAGGATGCCGACCAGCTTGCCGCCGCGATCGGTCACCGGGATCCCGCTGATGCGGTTCGCCGCCATGATCTCCTGCGCCTCTCCCAGCGTGGCGTCGGGATGGATGGTAATCGGGTTGACCACCATGCCGCTTTCATAGCGCTTGACCGCACGCACGGCGGCGGCCTGATCCTCGATCTCGAAATTGCGGTGGAGCACGCCGATGCCGCCCAGCTGCGCCATGGCGATGGCCATATCGGCCTCGGTCACGGTGTCCATCGCGGAGGAGATCACCGGGATGTTGAGCGAAATCTCGCGCGTCAGCCGCGTGGCGGTATTCGCCATCGACGGCAGGATGTCGCTCTCGGCCGGAACGAGGAGAACGTCGTCGAAAGTAAGACCGAGGGGAATGTCGAGATGTGCCACTGAGAGAATCGCCTGCCGGGGGAAATGTGGCGGCCCATGTAACGACGGTTTGGAGGATTAGCCAGAGGCTCCCCTGCCTTAGTAAAGAAAGTAGATGCCCAGCGCGGCGATCAGGTTCCACCCTATGTGCGCAAAGACCGGCGCTGCCAAGCGGCCGCCCCGCCACCAGTAAAGCAGCGACAGCACCAGCCCGCCGTATATCCCGGTGTCGACGATCCCCGCCCAGCCCTGGTACCCGTGACTGAGCGCGAACAGGACGACAACCAGCACGGTGGCTGCCACGCGTCCGGTAATACCACCCTTGAGCGCGAGCGCGATGCCGCCCAGCATCAGTCCGCGGAACAGGAACTCTTCCGCGCTCGAACCGAGGATGGCCAGCGCCAGCACCCCTGAAAGGCTGCCCAGCCCTTCACCGATCTGCGCGGCATTGGCCACCACATCGCTGCGTTCGGCACCGCCTGTTGCCGGGATGATGACCAGGAATTGCAGCACGGCGAACACCAGCGCGACCGCGACGCCGATGGCCGCGTCGCTGCCGAAATTCTTCGTGGTGAACCCCACTCGTGCCGGCTGTAGGCCTGCAAGTTTAATCGCTCCGACGACCGCTGCGGTCCCGGCGAGGAACTGGATGATGCCGAGCAATGCATAGCGCGCGCCCCCGTCGATATTCCATTGGGTGACGAAAAGGTAATCGGCGATGATGGCGAGGCCATACCAGGCGACGGTGCCGCCGAAGACGGCGCCAAGTATGCGTGCGGTTCTCATGCCCAAGCTGTGTTACTGACTTAATTCAGTGTCAAGAGGAAGGCCCCAATTGCCTACTCCGCCGTCCAGCCGCCATCCACACTCCAGTTGGCGCCGTTGACGTTCTGCGCCTCGTCGCGGCACAGAAATGCGGCGAGCGCACCGATCTCTTCGGGCTGGACGAACTTCTTGGTCGCCTGCTTGACCAGCAAAACATCGTTGATGACCTCTTCGCGGGTCAACCCCCGGGCCTTCATCGTGTCGGGGATCTGGTTTTCGACCAGCGGGGTCCAGACATAGCCGGGGCTGATGCAGTTGGCCGTCACGCCATGTTCGGCGAGTTCCAGCGCGATGGTCTTGGTGAACCCGTCAAGGCCATGCTTGGCGGAATTGTAGGCGCTCTTGAAGGGGCTCGCGACCTTGGAATGCGCGCTGGCGGTGTTGATGATCCGGCCCCAGCCCTTGCCCTTCATGCCCGGCACGGCAAGCCGCACGGTGTGAAACGCGGCGGTGAGGTTCAGCGCGATGATCGTTTCCCACTTTTCGACCGGGAATTCCTCGACCGGCGCGACATGCTGCATCCCGGCATTGTTCACGAGAATATCGACCGCGCCCGCTTCTGCCATCATCGCCTCGATCTGGGCCACATCGGTCAGATCCGCGCCATTGTGGCTGGCGCCCAGCTCTTCGCACAATTGCGCGATCTCGCCCTCGTCGCCGAAGCCGTTGAGGACGACCTCGGCCCCCTCACCCGCCAACGCCCGCGCGATGGCGAGGCCGATGCCGCTGGTCGATCCGGTGACGAGTGCGCGTTTTCCTTCGAGAAACATTCGGGGCTCCAAGCGTTAGGTCTGTATTCGATAGCGGCCATCGCGCACATGGGGTGCGCTGTAAAGCGGCCATAATCATGGGGGAGCGCATGCGGCTCAATCCGTTCAATACCGGGAATATCAACGTGCGATCGAGCGGCGGCGGGATGCCTGGCGGCAAGGCGGGCGGCTTGGGCTGCGGCACGATCGTGATCGCCGCGGTCGGCTATTTCGTCTTCGGGCTCGACCCGATGCAGACTGCGGGCATGGTCGAAAGCGTGCAGCAGGGCCAAGTCGCATCCGGCCCAGCCAATACCGACGAACAGGAAATCTGCACAAGCAGCGAATATGCGCGCGAAGCCTGCAACGGGTTGCAATCGCTCAACCAGACCTGGGCGATGACGTTCCAGCAGCAGGGCCTGGGCGACCGGTTCCAGCAGCCCACGCTCGATCTGTATGGCGGCGGCGGGGTGCGTACCGGGTGCGGCACGGGCAATTCCTCGATGGGGCCGTTTTACTGCCCGGCCGACCAGACGATCTATATCGATACCAGTTTTTACGACACGCTGGAACGGCAGCTTGGCGCAGGCGGCGATTTCGCGCGCTATTACGTGCTTGCGCATGAATACGGCCACCACATCCAGACCATCACCGGGATTTCCGAACAAATCCGCAGCGCGCAGCAGCAGAACCCCAGCCGCCGCAACCAGTTGCAGGTGCTGATGGAATTGCAGGCCGATTGCTACGCCGGAGTATGGGCGGGTAAGAACCGCAATCTGATCGAGCCGGGCGATATCGAGGAAGGCATGGAAGCCGCCGCCGCGATCGGCGACGACCGACTGACCGGCGGCCGCGTTTCGAGCGAGAACTTCACCCACGGTACCAGCAAGCAACGCAGCGACGCGCTAAGGCTCGGGCTGCAAGGCGACGACCGGGCCTGCGACCGGATCACCGCGATCGGCTGAGGCCGACCACGAAAACGCGAAAGGGCGCGGTCCCGCCGACCGCGCCCTTCCTGGGTATGCTGCGTAGCGCAGCGCCGGGCTTGAAGCACAAGGTCAGCTACGGATCGCGCGCTTCAATTCGCGGATTTCTTCGTCCAGGTCACGCAGGATGTCCTGACGCATCTCGTCTGAAAGTCGACTGTTCGTTTCGATCCCTTGACGTGCCTGCCGCAAGGCCTTGAGTGCGAGCCGATCGCCGGCCGTATCGCAAATATACATGGTGACGCGGCCATCGTTCTCGATCGAAGTGACGGGGTTGTCGGGATAGCGGCAATCCTCGATTACCTCGGGAACATTGGCCATTCCGATCGCGACCGATTTACCGATCGTTTCGCCGAGATCGTTGGTCCATTCGGCATGCGCCACGGCACGGGCTCTGGCGCTCTTCGCCTGGCTCTCGGCGCTTGCGGCGCGGCTTTCGGCCCACTGGACGCGACCATCAGCCCATTGCTTGCGGTCCTGCGCATACCGGATGCGGTCTTCAGTCCATTCACGGCGACCGTCCGCTAAATGTTCCTCCCGGAGTTCTTCAGCCCGTTCGCGGCTCTCTTCCGCACGCTCGCGGATCGTCTCGGCCCGTTCGACACGGTCCTCGATCATCTCGGTCATGGCCTCGACATCGAGATGCGCGAGCTCGGCGCGTTTCACGATGTGCTCCACATTCCGATCGACCGACACAGGCTGTTCCGTATCTGCAAGCGCCCACACGGCTTCGGTCGGCTCCGGCGTATCGCCCGCCGTGGCCGGCGATACGCCAACATAACAGATGCTGGCGGTCATCGGCAGCGCGAGGACGGCGGCGGCCACGGCACCGCGCGCGGCAACCCGGCGGCGGCGGGAATGGTCGGTCATGGGCAGGCTGCGCAGGCGGTGGATGATCGACTTGTCGCCGAGAACGGGACAGGCCATCGGCGCCGCCAGCGCGGGTCGCGGGGCGATCTGCGGGCGGCGGGCGAAATCGGCGATGATCGCGGCATAGGCGGCGCGCTCGTCGCGGCTGCGGCTGGCGACCACGCGAGCATCGCAGGCCGCCTCCTGGTCGCGGCGCATGGCGGTCCAGCCCATCCAGCCCAGCGGATTGAACCAGTGCACGGCGAATAGCGGCTGGATCAGCACGTTGACGAGAATATCGTGGCCGTAGTGGTGTTCGAGCTCATGCGCGATGGCGAGATCGCGGACCTGGCGTTCGCGGCTGACCATGAAGCCATCGGGCAAGGCCACGACCTTGTCGATGACGCCAAAAGCCATCGGACCGGATATCGCAGTGGTCTCGACCAGGCGTATATTGCCGACCTCGCCCACGGGACGCGCATCCTCGAGCAATTCGCGGCGCAGCTCTCCATAGAGCCAGAAGCGCCGCCCCATGAAGATCGCCGCGCCGACCAGCCAGAGGATTACCAGAGGCACGACGAAATCGACCGGCGATTCCATCGTCGCTGGCGTTACCGGTGCCATGACATCGGTATAGGAAAAACCGCTTTCGGCGGCGGGAGCCAGCGCGAGGTCGGTCACGACAGGTTCGGCGGCGGGCGCACTTTCCAGAAAGCTCGGCTTCATCCATGCGGGAAGCGTGACCGGCGGAAACAGCAGGCGGGCCAGCGGCAGGAACCACAGGGCATAGGCCGCCCCGGCGCCAAGATATTTCGCCACCGGGCGGCGCAGCAGCAGCGCGAAGCCGAGCAGGGCACCGGTCCACACCAGCGTATCGAATAGGAACCAGTCCCAATATTCGCGGATAAGCTCGGTCATTTGCGCATCTCCCTCAAGAGCGCTTCGATTTCGGCGAGATCGTCCTCGGTCAGCGCCTCGCTTTCGGCAAGCTGCGCAAAGAGCGGCGCGGCGCGGCCGCCGAACAGGCGATCGACCAGGCGGCGGCTCTCGCCCCCGACATAGTCGGACCGCTCGATCAACGGACGATAGAGGAACTTGCGACCGTCGGGCTCGGTGCCGACCACTTCCTTCTGGACCAGGCGGCTCAGCAGCGTTTTCACCGTGGGGATCGACCAGTCACGCTGCGCGCAGACTTCGTCGCACACCTCGGCAGCGGAAATCGGGCTCTTGTCCCACAGCACTTCCATCACGGCGTGCTCGGCTTCGCTGATCCGTTCCCCGAGAGCGTTCTTGCGCTTCGCCATTCCCTGCTCCTGACCTGTACGCGTAATTCTTCGATTACGTCTGTAGCTGCAACGACTACGGATGTAAACCTGAAGCCTGGATGAATGGGCGGGAAAGACGCTTGCTTCTCGACCAACGACATATCAGTCTGGATGAATGACACGGATCATCGCCGCACTGGCCCCGCTCGCCCTCCTCGCCTCGCCCCTATTCGCGCAGGAAGAAGCGCCTCCGCAAGAGCCGACCTTCGATACCCAACTGGTGATGATCGAAACCAGCATGGGCGACATCACCGTTTCGATCGAGACCGAGCGTGCGCCGATCACGGCGGCCAATTTCCTGCGCTATGTCGACGAGGACCGCTTCGACGGGACAAAGTTCTACCGCGCCATGCATCTCGACTGGGGCGAGCCGCCCAGCGGCTTGCTGCAAGGCGGAACACAGATGCATCCCGACCGTGTGCTCGATCCGATCGCGCATGAACCGACCACCCGGACCGGCCTCAGCCATACCGACGGAGCCTTGTCGATGGCGCGCTACGATCCCGGCACGGCGACGGGCGATTTCTCGATCATGATCAAGGACCAGACCGGGCTCGATGCCAATCCGGCCTCACCCGACCCCAGCCTGCAGGCGGGATTCGCTGTGTTTGGATATGTCGTCGAGGGGATGGAAGTGGTCCATGCGATCCACGCGCTCCCGCCCGATCCCGACAAGGGCGAAGGGTGGATGAAGGGGCAATTGCTCACGGACCCGGTCGAGATCGTCGATATGCGGCGCGTGGATGCCGCTCCGGACTGAGCCGGGATCAGGCAGGGCGCTGGAATGCGATCGAGAGCGTGAACGGCCCCTCGGGTTCGAGATGATGCGGGCGTTGCGGCGGTATTCGAGCGATATCGCCGGCGGAAAGTCGTTCGCGCCCCCCTGCCTCATCGTCCCATACGAGCATGACCGCCCCGGCGATCATTTCCAGTCGCCCCCATGTTCCCGGCTTCAGGCGATGTTCCGCAAGCAATCCTGCGGGTAGGCTGGTTTCATCGAACGGGCCGATCTGGCGATAGGTTTTCAGCCGCGCCTCGCTCATGCCGCGAAAGGACCGAGTATCGCGATACCGATTGCGAAAAAGGCGATCACCGCCGGCACGATCAGGATCTGCGCATAAACCGCGCGCGGCTCCATCGGGCCGGTCCATGTCATCAGCGCCCGCCCGCGCTCCAGCGGCGACGGCACTTCCGGCCCAGCCTGCCGGGCACCGATACGCGCGACGCCGAAATAGACGAGCGTATAGAGCGCCGACACCACGATTGCGAACCGAGCGGCACCGCTGCCCCCGGTGGCAATGGCGATGAAGCCGAAGAAGATCGCATAGCACGCAAACATCGACAGCCAGAGGCGGCGCGGAAGCTGGAAGCCGTGATTGGCGGGCGCCACAGGCGGCGCGGCGATCGGCGAGAGCGAGGATTCGAGCGCTTCGAGTTCCACGACGGCGTCGGGATGTTCGGCGGCGAGAAATGTGTGATCGTCATACATGGGGAAGGTCCTTTCCTGCTCGCGAGCCGACCAGGCCGTCGCGGCGAACGGCGATCCCGGTTAGCAGGCTATCGGCAATGGAGCGCGCGCGACCGGCGACGAGCCGGGTTCCATCCGGCTCTTCCTCCAGCGCGCGCAGGGTGGCGTAGAGCAGCTCGAGCCAGCGGGCGAAATGATGCTCTTCGAGGCCCGGTAT
This window encodes:
- a CDS encoding 2-oxoacid:acceptor oxidoreductase subunit alpha → MATAATAPENGLPATPESVVVRFAGDSGDGMQLTGGQFTLSTALAGNDLATFPDFPAEIRAPQGTLFGVSAFQINFGSREINTAGDAPDVLVAMNPAALKVNLAALKPGGLIIADTGAFTKRNLDKAKYDANPLEDDSLAKFDVLAFDISEKTIEAVKPFGLGNKDALRSKNMWTLGLALWMFDRPREPIHDWLKAKFKSKPDIADANIAALDAGHAYGETAELAGPLKQLHVDPVPSAPGLYRTVTGAEAVSLGLVAGAQLAELPMFFGGYPITPASAILHHLARLKEFGVTTFQAEDEIAAVCAAIGASYAGQLGVTSSSGPGIALKTEAIGLGIMTELPLVIVNSQRGGPSTGLPTKTEQSDLYQAVYGRNGDAPMPVIAASSPSDAFEVAIEACRIAVEYMTPVMLLTDGYIANAAEPWKVPDPADFTPFPARFLDRPNAVDEGGDETFLPYKRDAKGARPWVKPGTPGLMHRIGGIEKHELTGNIDYSPDNHQRMTDLRKNKVEGIAVPDQEVCLGETSGKLAVVGWGSTYGPIHRAVDNAIREGLDVSHIHVRHIWPMPKNLGDLLKGFDHVLVPEMNTGQFKTVLRDQFLVDAQPLTKTSGQPFQIAELEEAIGKYFDGVAGNTGGQVPANDQQLPSTEGGAK
- a CDS encoding alpha/beta hydrolase, whose protein sequence is MADTEHYVRDDVRGFLDMLEAMGGKGVEEVGAKEGRQQMRMVGAVAEAEPRAMAVQKDLTCPGPSGPIPIRFYDVKAERGPSPCVLFLHGGGFVIGDLEVYNALCTEISHHLDLPVVSVDYRLAPEHPFPAAPDDCEAAARWVASSPGELEREITGLVITGDSAGGNLTIVTTNQLMNDPAEVPVIVQAPIYPVASDVTQHSSLAMFAEGFLLTGAAMAWFTDQYGGDSSDPRHTPMVGDCSNTPPTVVCTAGLDPLRDSGREYAAHLVQLGTEVVYLEFPGIIHGFTTLRKAIPSGQNDLEAFLDATKLMVERYR
- a CDS encoding CPBP family intramembrane glutamic endopeptidase — encoded protein: MRTARILGAVFGGTVAWYGLAIIADYLFVTQWNIDGGARYALLGIIQFLAGTAAVVGAIKLAGLQPARVGFTTKNFGSDAAIGVAVALVFAVLQFLVIIPATGGAERSDVVANAAQIGEGLGSLSGVLALAILGSSAEEFLFRGLMLGGIALALKGGITGRVAATVLVVVLFALSHGYQGWAGIVDTGIYGGLVLSLLYWWRGGRLAAPVFAHIGWNLIAALGIYFLY
- a CDS encoding RsmB/NOP family class I SAM-dependent RNA methyltransferase; the protein is MTPAARVQTAIELLDAIIAAAQAKGAPADRILADWFRGHRFAGSKDRRAIRELVYSAIRACGPVPATGRAAMLRLAELDESIAPLFDGSNYGPAAIGQSEQAARGGVAPEWLENRLAASDISGEEAAALLDRAPLDLRVNTLKADRATLDLPVDAEPTAVPNGLRIATGTSIEQWPEYREGKVEVQDTGSQAACLAIGARPGETVIDLCAGGGGKTLALAAAMDNLGRLVASDTDRGRLSRLTPRAERAGATNIEAVLLNPQQELEALEAHVGKADAVLIDAPCSGTGTWRRNPEARWRLDEKELQRLAATQSHLLDVAAKLVKPGGRIVYVTCSLLDEEGAGQFEAFLARNPGLKPREIDLPLGRERGAGTRLTPYHDGTDGFFIACAG
- a CDS encoding 3-hydroxybutyrate dehydrogenase — translated: MFLEGKRALVTGSTSGIGLAIARALAGEGAEVVLNGFGDEGEIAQLCEELGASHNGADLTDVAQIEAMMAEAGAVDILVNNAGMQHVAPVEEFPVEKWETIIALNLTAAFHTVRLAVPGMKGKGWGRIINTASAHSKVASPFKSAYNSAKHGLDGFTKTIALELAEHGVTANCISPGYVWTPLVENQIPDTMKARGLTREEVINDVLLVKQATKKFVQPEEIGALAAFLCRDEAQNVNGANWSVDGGWTAE
- the guaB gene encoding IMP dehydrogenase, with the translated sequence MAHLDIPLGLTFDDVLLVPAESDILPSMANTATRLTREISLNIPVISSAMDTVTEADMAIAMAQLGGIGVLHRNFEIEDQAAAVRAVKRYESGMVVNPITIHPDATLGEAQEIMAANRISGIPVTDRGGKLVGILTNRDVRFAENARQPVSELMTTENLATVPLGTSQEEARKLLHQRRIEKLLVVDDSGRCVGLITVKDIEKAVAYPAATKDASGRLRVAAATTVGDKGFERTEALIDAEVDVVVIDTAHGHNKDVARSVERVKKLSNSVQVIAGNIATGEAAKVLAGAGADAVKVGIGPGSICTTRVVAGVGVPQLTAIMDCVEEAEKLGVPAIADGGLRTSGDAAKALAAGASSIMVGSMLAGTEEAPGETFIYQGRSYKSYRGMGSVGAMARGSADRYFQADVSQQKLVPEGIEGQVPYKGPAAAVVHQLVGGIKAAMGYTGSASIEDLRKRANFVRITNAGLAESHVHDVAITREAPNYPTR
- a CDS encoding RNA pyrophosphohydrolase, giving the protein MLVNGDGKVFVGRRIDNKEGDWWQMPQGGVDEGEDLEDAALRELAEETGARAEHVTILKAMDEPVRYDLPEELIGKLWGGKYRGQEQVWYLARFSGADEDIDLEAHNPPEFCDWKWAEPEQLPELIVPFKKRVYRAVVEAFRELV
- a CDS encoding tetratricopeptide repeat protein encodes the protein MADTPSPERTNLLETIMRFVPAAAALSLALAVTSSVGWAGDREPAPRAGMLIAEGQAALDQGDTQGAIDAFEAALAVDPGYAPIFLRLAEAARADQLQGKAIRYYREALTRDPRNLAAIAGEGEALVEKGAVEKAKGNLAKLQSLCGATCPETQTLSARIAAGPPTRIQTAEAVMPDAAVTQSN